Proteins found in one Polymorphobacter fuscus genomic segment:
- the kynU gene encoding kynureninase, protein MMPAEPAAAADETMLSALDAADSLAPFRTRFALPAGIVYLDGNSLGPLPAATPALLADAVTRQWGTGLIRSWNDEAWIDLPATIGAAIAPIIGAPPDCVIACDSVSVNLYKLAGAALMLRPGRRKILVEAGDFPTDRYILDGLARTTGARCEAVPRGDVAAAIDGDTALVVLSHVHFSTGAVHDMAALTAAAHAAGALILWDLSHSAGALAVALDADNADFAVGCGYKYLNGGPGAPAFAFAAARHHAALQPPLQGWMGHAAPFAFAADWSPAPGIRRLLAGTPPVLAMAALAAGVATFAGVDMAAAEAKSAALAQCFARLAAARCPGVAVEMPHRLRHGAQVVLRHPQARRVMAALIAHGVIGDCRPPDRMRFGFPALYTRFADIGIAVDTLAAVLASGEWQDARFDALGQVS, encoded by the coding sequence ATGATGCCGGCCGAACCGGCGGCAGCGGCCGACGAAACCATGCTGTCGGCACTCGACGCCGCCGACTCGCTCGCGCCCTTTCGCACCCGTTTCGCCCTGCCCGCCGGCATCGTCTATCTGGATGGCAACTCGCTCGGCCCGCTGCCGGCTGCGACCCCGGCGCTGCTCGCCGACGCCGTCACCCGCCAATGGGGCACGGGGCTGATCCGCAGCTGGAACGACGAGGCCTGGATCGACCTGCCCGCCACCATCGGCGCCGCTATTGCCCCGATCATCGGCGCCCCGCCGGACTGCGTGATCGCCTGCGATTCGGTTTCGGTCAATCTCTACAAGCTCGCCGGCGCCGCGCTGATGCTGCGCCCCGGCCGCCGGAAAATTCTCGTCGAGGCCGGTGATTTCCCCACCGATCGCTACATCCTCGATGGCCTGGCGCGCACCACCGGCGCGCGGTGCGAGGCAGTGCCACGCGGCGATGTCGCCGCCGCGATCGATGGCGACACCGCACTCGTCGTCCTCAGCCATGTTCACTTCAGCACCGGCGCCGTCCATGACATGGCGGCCTTGACGGCCGCCGCCCATGCCGCAGGCGCGCTGATCCTGTGGGATCTCAGCCATTCCGCCGGCGCGCTGGCGGTCGCGCTCGATGCTGACAACGCCGATTTCGCGGTGGGTTGCGGCTACAAATATCTGAACGGCGGCCCCGGTGCACCGGCATTTGCCTTCGCCGCGGCCCGCCACCACGCGGCGCTGCAGCCGCCGCTGCAGGGCTGGATGGGCCATGCCGCGCCATTTGCGTTCGCCGCCGACTGGTCGCCGGCCCCCGGCATCCGCCGACTGCTTGCCGGCACCCCGCCTGTCCTTGCCATGGCGGCACTTGCCGCCGGCGTCGCCACCTTCGCCGGTGTCGACATGGCGGCAGCCGAAGCCAAGTCGGCGGCGCTGGCGCAATGCTTCGCCCGCCTTGCCGCGGCGCGCTGCCCCGGCGTTGCCGTCGAAATGCCGCATCGGCTCCGTCATGGCGCCCAGGTCGTCCTGCGCCACCCGCAAGCACGCAGGGTCATGGCCGCGCTGATCGCCCATGGCGTCATCGGCGATTGCCGGCCGCCGGACCGGATGCGCTTCGGCTTTCCCGCGCTCTACACGCGCTTTGCCGATATCGGCATTGCCGTGGACACGCTTGCCGCCGTTCTCGCCAGCGGCGAATGGCAGGACGCGCGTTTCGATGCGCTCGGCCAGGTATCGTGA
- a CDS encoding aminotransferase class IV has translation MTGSQDFAADPRNDNLLIWLNGALVHRAAALVSVFDAGFVLGDGVWEGLRLHHGRLLFLDAHLDRLFASAAAIGLDMQLTRAEFAAALAETCAANGMEDGAHLRLMVTRGEKKAANQDPRNALGRPTIVILAEYKQPAPALRTTGLRLHTAGIRCTPPDMFDMRINSHSRLPLILALNEAIAAGADEALMRDPAGNIASCNATNFFWVVDGELRTSSGAFCFNGITRANVLAVARAAGMAVTEGDFAPDDLLAASEAFVTGTFGGLTPVAAIDGRSMPHPLPGPVTARLIDLYNALKDSGA, from the coding sequence GTGACGGGCTCGCAGGATTTTGCCGCCGATCCGCGCAACGACAACCTCCTGATCTGGCTCAACGGCGCGCTGGTGCACCGCGCCGCGGCGCTGGTCTCGGTGTTCGACGCAGGGTTCGTCCTGGGCGATGGCGTCTGGGAAGGCTTGCGTCTCCACCATGGCCGCCTGTTGTTCCTCGATGCCCATCTCGACCGGCTGTTCGCCAGTGCCGCCGCGATCGGGCTCGACATGCAATTGACCCGCGCCGAATTTGCAGCGGCGCTCGCCGAAACCTGCGCGGCGAACGGCATGGAGGATGGCGCGCATCTGCGCCTGATGGTCACGCGCGGCGAAAAAAAGGCCGCCAACCAGGATCCGCGCAATGCGCTGGGCCGGCCGACGATCGTCATCCTGGCCGAATACAAGCAACCCGCGCCGGCGCTGCGCACCACCGGGCTGCGGCTGCACACCGCCGGTATCCGCTGCACGCCGCCCGACATGTTCGACATGCGGATCAATTCGCACAGCCGCCTGCCGCTCATCCTCGCCCTCAACGAAGCCATTGCCGCCGGCGCCGATGAAGCGCTGATGCGCGATCCGGCCGGGAACATCGCCAGCTGCAACGCCACCAACTTCTTCTGGGTCGTGGACGGCGAACTGCGCACGTCGTCCGGGGCGTTCTGTTTCAACGGCATCACCCGCGCCAATGTGCTGGCGGTGGCGAGGGCAGCGGGGATGGCGGTGACCGAGGGCGATTTTGCCCCCGACGATCTTCTCGCTGCCAGCGAGGCCTTTGTCACCGGCACCTTCGGCGGCCTGACGCCGGTCGCCGCCATCGACGGGCGATCGATGCCGCATCCGCTGCCGGGCCCGGTGACGGCCAGGCTGATCGATCTGTACAACGCGCTGAAGGACAGTGGCGCGTGA
- a CDS encoding DUF4136 domain-containing protein, with product MKTLKFAAVPVAAAMLALAACSNNLYADVTRFHTNQPITRGTLAVVAIDPAMANNLEFRTHAETVAIQMRRLGYSTGMPAAQVDYIATVDITQADAQGNVTRPGVTVGGGVGVPIGNNAGLGANVAVPVGGSRRNPALRTTTLSVRIQRRSDNTQIWEGRATKELAANDDRSAATNAVPLLAEALFRDFPGTPGQTVRVRI from the coding sequence ATGAAGACTTTGAAATTTGCCGCCGTGCCCGTCGCCGCGGCGATGCTGGCGCTCGCTGCCTGCTCCAACAATCTTTATGCCGACGTCACCCGCTTCCATACCAACCAGCCAATCACCCGCGGCACGCTCGCGGTCGTCGCGATCGATCCGGCCATGGCCAACAACCTGGAATTTCGCACCCACGCCGAAACCGTCGCCATCCAGATGCGCCGGCTTGGCTATTCGACCGGGATGCCCGCCGCGCAGGTCGATTATATCGCGACGGTGGACATCACCCAGGCCGATGCCCAGGGCAATGTCACCCGCCCCGGCGTGACGGTGGGCGGCGGGGTCGGCGTGCCGATCGGCAACAACGCTGGCCTTGGCGCCAATGTCGCGGTGCCGGTCGGCGGCAGCCGCCGCAACCCGGCGCTGCGCACCACCACCCTGTCGGTCCGCATCCAGCGCCGCAGCGACAATACCCAGATCTGGGAGGGCCGCGCCACCAAGGAACTCGCCGCCAATGACGATCGCAGCGCCGCCACCAACGCCGTGCCGCTCCTCGCCGAAGCGCTGTTCCGGGACTTCCCCGGCACGCCGGGCCAGACCGTTCGCGTCCGTATCTGA
- a CDS encoding fatty acid desaturase family protein, with product MTIQSPNHAATFAPQLRVAEDTAMIRAAAQVTRDLAAARPAIYWADFLGSALLGYTGLALAMTASGWLAVLAGVVAVLALYRAGLFTHEIAHLRPGAVPGFRTAWNFIIGVPLLVPSFMYENVHSIHHTRIRYGTAEDPEYLPLALMKPWTVPMFAIVAVLAPIALLLRFGILAPLSLVIPPLRRMLVARYSSLSINPEFRRRAPEGAFARHWAIWETAASLWAMTLLALVVTGVVPLREFAIALAVVSAVTVLNQVRTLVAHLWENDGEQLTVTGQYLDSVNVPPPGLLPALWAPVGLRYHALHHLLPGVPYHALGEAHRRIQAAVPADSPYHVASYPGLTGLVVRLVRGGRRP from the coding sequence ATGACGATCCAGTCCCCAAACCATGCCGCAACATTTGCACCGCAGTTGCGGGTCGCCGAGGATACGGCGATGATCCGTGCGGCGGCGCAAGTGACGCGTGACCTCGCCGCGGCGCGACCGGCGATCTATTGGGCCGATTTTCTCGGTTCGGCGCTGCTGGGCTATACCGGACTGGCGCTGGCCATGACGGCATCGGGCTGGCTGGCGGTGCTGGCCGGCGTCGTGGCGGTGCTCGCCTTGTATCGCGCCGGCCTTTTCACGCACGAGATCGCCCATCTGCGTCCAGGCGCCGTGCCGGGCTTCCGCACCGCCTGGAACTTCATCATCGGCGTGCCGCTGCTGGTGCCGTCGTTCATGTACGAGAATGTCCACAGCATCCACCACACGCGCATCCGTTATGGCACGGCCGAGGACCCTGAATATCTGCCCCTGGCGCTGATGAAGCCGTGGACGGTGCCGATGTTCGCCATCGTGGCGGTGCTGGCGCCGATCGCGCTGCTGCTGCGGTTCGGCATTCTTGCGCCGCTGTCGCTGGTCATTCCGCCGCTGCGCCGGATGCTGGTCGCGCGCTATTCGTCGCTGTCGATCAACCCCGAGTTTCGCCGACGGGCGCCGGAGGGGGCCTTTGCCCGCCATTGGGCAATCTGGGAAACCGCCGCCAGCCTTTGGGCAATGACGCTGCTCGCCCTGGTGGTCACCGGCGTGGTCCCGCTGCGGGAATTTGCCATTGCACTGGCCGTCGTATCGGCGGTTACGGTGCTCAACCAGGTCCGCACACTCGTTGCGCATCTTTGGGAAAATGACGGCGAGCAGCTGACAGTGACCGGCCAGTATCTGGACAGTGTCAACGTGCCGCCGCCGGGGCTCTTGCCTGCCCTTTGGGCCCCCGTCGGCCTGCGCTACCACGCGCTGCACCATTTGCTGCCCGGCGTGCCCTATCATGCGCTCGGCGAGGCGCATCGGCGGATCCAGGCGGCGGTACCCGCCGATTCGCCTTACCATGTGGCCAGCTACCCGGGCCTGACCGGGTTGGTGGTGCGGCTGGTCAGGGGCGGGCGCCGCCCCTGA
- a CDS encoding NAD(P)H-quinone oxidoreductase, with product MTIPATMTAIDPSAAGGPEVLQPVTRPVPTPEPGQVLVKVAAAGVNRPDVLQRQGLYPMPPGAPTIPGLEIAGTIVALGTDVTRWRVGDAVCALVAGGGYAEYCTAPAGQCLAVPSGMALTDAAGLPETWFTVWSNVMDRGHARPGETLLVHGGTSGIGVTAIQLGTALGMTVIVTAGSGEKCAAALALGAAHAIDYKAQDFVAEVARITDGRGVDLVLDMVGGDYVPRNLQCLADDGRHVSIAFQRGPRADLDLVAVMRKRLTLTGSMLRPRSVAFKTAIAETLEGVIWPEFEAGRIVPVTDKVFPLVEAAEAHRRMEAGTHVGKIVLSV from the coding sequence ATGACCATTCCCGCCACCATGACCGCCATCGACCCCAGCGCCGCGGGAGGCCCGGAGGTTTTGCAGCCCGTTACCCGGCCGGTGCCGACGCCGGAGCCGGGGCAGGTGCTCGTCAAGGTCGCTGCTGCCGGGGTCAACCGTCCCGATGTGCTGCAGCGCCAGGGGCTGTACCCGATGCCGCCGGGGGCACCGACGATCCCGGGGCTGGAGATTGCCGGGACGATCGTGGCGCTGGGGACCGATGTGACGCGCTGGCGGGTCGGCGATGCGGTCTGTGCGCTGGTGGCCGGCGGCGGCTATGCCGAATATTGCACGGCGCCGGCGGGCCAGTGCCTGGCGGTGCCGTCGGGCATGGCGCTGACCGATGCCGCCGGGCTGCCGGAAACCTGGTTCACCGTCTGGTCGAATGTCATGGACCGTGGCCATGCGCGCCCCGGTGAGACGCTGCTGGTGCATGGTGGCACGAGCGGCATTGGCGTGACAGCAATCCAGCTCGGCACGGCTCTGGGGATGACGGTGATCGTCACGGCGGGGAGCGGTGAAAAATGCGCCGCGGCGCTGGCGCTGGGCGCGGCGCACGCGATCGACTACAAGGCGCAGGATTTCGTCGCCGAAGTGGCGCGGATCACGGATGGGCGCGGCGTCGACCTGGTGCTCGACATGGTCGGCGGCGATTATGTGCCGCGCAATCTGCAGTGCCTCGCCGACGATGGCCGCCATGTCAGCATCGCCTTCCAGCGCGGCCCGCGCGCCGATCTCGACCTGGTGGCGGTGATGCGCAAGCGGCTGACGCTGACCGGATCGATGCTGCGGCCGCGTTCGGTGGCATTCAAGACCGCGATCGCCGAGACGCTGGAAGGCGTTATCTGGCCGGAGTTCGAGGCCGGGCGGATCGTGCCGGTGACCGACAAGGTCTTCCCGCTCGTCGAGGCAGCGGAAGCACATCGCCGGATGGAGGCGGGGACGCATGTGGGAAAGATCGTGCTGAGCGTCTGA
- a CDS encoding acyl-CoA dehydrogenase family protein, whose amino-acid sequence MDFNDTPQEAEYRAKARAWLEDNAAEYREPPETAWKLDEFIQRSKAWQAKKFAAGYTGITWPKAFGGQGLGPMQSIIYGQEESRFHAPSGLYSIGLGMCIPTVFTHGSAEIAERYVPKALVGDEVWCQLFSEPSAGSDLAGIRTRAVQDGDEWVIDGQKVWTSFAHASDYGIVVTRTDPSVPKHKGLTMFIVDMKAPGVEVRGIKQMSGGSDFNEVFFTGVRVKDTHRLGDVGNGWKVALTTLMHERLAVGGKPRHAPGYETLMKLARGVEAPVGGPAIEAGDVRQRIAQSYINDQGIKLTQMRALSALSRGQMPGPEQSISKVVVAKTMQEMASFALDLAGGDGFVTGADGDPELAKLQGSYLGAAGLRIAGGTDEILRNIIAERVLGLPGDLRPDKDKPFNAAA is encoded by the coding sequence ATGGACTTCAACGACACTCCGCAAGAAGCCGAATATCGCGCCAAGGCGCGCGCCTGGCTGGAAGACAACGCCGCCGAATATCGGGAGCCCCCCGAAACGGCGTGGAAGCTCGATGAGTTCATCCAGCGCTCCAAGGCCTGGCAGGCGAAGAAGTTCGCCGCCGGCTATACCGGCATCACGTGGCCAAAGGCCTTCGGCGGCCAGGGGCTGGGGCCGATGCAGTCGATCATCTACGGCCAGGAGGAAAGCCGCTTCCACGCCCCCTCCGGCCTGTATTCGATCGGGCTCGGCATGTGCATTCCGACGGTCTTCACCCATGGCTCGGCCGAAATTGCCGAACGCTATGTGCCCAAGGCGCTGGTCGGCGATGAAGTCTGGTGCCAGCTGTTCTCCGAACCTTCGGCCGGGTCCGACCTTGCCGGCATCCGCACCCGTGCCGTCCAGGATGGCGACGAATGGGTGATCGACGGCCAGAAGGTGTGGACCAGCTTCGCCCATGCCAGCGATTATGGCATCGTCGTCACCCGCACCGATCCGAGCGTTCCCAAGCACAAGGGCCTGACGATGTTCATCGTCGACATGAAGGCGCCCGGCGTCGAGGTGCGCGGCATCAAGCAGATGTCGGGCGGCAGCGACTTCAACGAGGTGTTCTTCACCGGCGTCCGCGTCAAGGACACGCACCGGCTCGGCGATGTCGGCAACGGCTGGAAGGTCGCGCTCACCACCCTCATGCACGAACGCCTCGCCGTCGGCGGCAAGCCGCGCCATGCGCCGGGTTACGAAACACTGATGAAGCTCGCCCGCGGTGTCGAAGCGCCGGTCGGCGGTCCCGCCATCGAAGCGGGTGACGTCCGTCAACGCATCGCGCAAAGCTATATCAACGACCAGGGCATCAAGCTGACCCAGATGCGCGCCCTGTCCGCCCTGTCGCGCGGCCAGATGCCGGGGCCGGAGCAGAGCATTTCCAAGGTCGTCGTCGCCAAGACGATGCAGGAAATGGCGAGCTTCGCGCTCGACCTCGCGGGCGGGGACGGCTTTGTCACCGGCGCCGATGGCGACCCCGAACTCGCCAAGCTGCAGGGCAGTTACCTTGGCGCGGCCGGGCTGCGCATCGCCGGGGGCACCGACGAGATCTTGCGCAACATCATCGCCGAGCGCGTCCTCGGCCTGCCGGGCGACCTGCGGCCCGACAAGGACAAGCCCTTCAACGCCGCGGCGTAA
- a CDS encoding DUF1192 family protein: MFEDPDLPRRKADTLADLAREDLDKLSVAELDDRIAALEAELARARAKRTAAASFRAAADELFKR, from the coding sequence ATGTTCGAAGACCCCGACCTGCCGCGCCGCAAGGCCGACACCCTGGCGGACCTGGCCCGCGAAGACCTCGACAAGCTGTCGGTCGCCGAGCTCGACGACCGCATCGCCGCGCTCGAGGCCGAACTGGCGCGAGCGAGGGCCAAGCGCACCGCGGCAGCCAGCTTCCGTGCCGCCGCCGACGAACTGTTCAAGCGATGA
- a CDS encoding acyl-CoA dehydrogenase family protein codes for MNFDFSDDAKALGEQAKKLFADKAGTAPARKAMASGAPDFDAGLWAEIANLGWTAARVPEAHGGLGMSAEESCQLAEAAGAALAVVPLVSTLLATEALLIAGTEAQQAKYFPGIADGSLIAVPAWNEPGAVTPATVATTASGHTLTGSKAPVPDLPGAHLAIVAAAGPDGPSLWIVDLNDALVEPVETLDLVRRHGRLTLANTPAEPLGDPAAYQAWLDRAAVILAYEAIGTASAAMDMTVEYAKTRIAFGQTIGRYQGVKHKCADMFIKIELARAHALHGVAMIGSDGAELRQAAAAARVASLDALSFTAEETVQLHGGIGFTWESDCQFYYRRARALTASLAARGWWADRLVRALELRNRAAA; via the coding sequence GTGAATTTCGATTTTTCCGACGATGCCAAGGCACTTGGCGAACAGGCGAAAAAGCTGTTTGCCGACAAGGCCGGCACGGCGCCGGCGCGAAAGGCCATGGCCTCCGGCGCTCCTGATTTCGATGCCGGCCTCTGGGCCGAAATCGCCAATCTAGGCTGGACCGCGGCGCGCGTTCCCGAGGCGCATGGCGGCCTGGGGATGAGCGCCGAGGAAAGCTGCCAGCTCGCCGAAGCAGCAGGGGCCGCGCTTGCCGTCGTGCCACTGGTGTCCACCCTCCTCGCCACCGAAGCGCTGTTGATCGCCGGCACCGAGGCGCAGCAGGCAAAATATTTCCCCGGCATCGCCGATGGCAGCCTGATCGCCGTCCCCGCCTGGAACGAGCCCGGCGCGGTCACCCCCGCCACCGTCGCCACCACCGCCAGCGGCCACACGCTGACCGGCAGCAAGGCCCCGGTCCCTGACCTGCCCGGCGCGCATCTCGCCATCGTCGCTGCCGCCGGCCCCGATGGCCCGTCATTGTGGATCGTCGACCTCAACGACGCCCTTGTCGAACCCGTCGAAACCCTCGACCTGGTCCGCCGCCACGGCCGGCTGACCCTCGCCAATACCCCCGCCGAACCCCTGGGCGACCCTGCCGCCTACCAGGCATGGCTCGACCGCGCCGCCGTCATCCTCGCCTATGAAGCGATCGGCACCGCTTCGGCGGCGATGGACATGACGGTCGAATATGCCAAGACGCGCATCGCCTTCGGCCAGACCATTGGACGCTACCAGGGCGTCAAGCACAAGTGCGCCGACATGTTCATCAAGATCGAACTCGCCCGCGCCCACGCGCTCCATGGTGTCGCGATGATCGGCTCCGATGGTGCCGAACTCCGTCAGGCCGCCGCCGCCGCCCGCGTCGCCAGCCTCGACGCGCTCAGCTTCACGGCGGAGGAAACCGTCCAGCTGCACGGTGGCATCGGCTTCACCTGGGAAAGCGATTGCCAATTCTACTATCGCCGCGCCCGCGCCCTCACCGCGTCGCTCGCCGCGCGCGGCTGGTGGGCGGACCGGCTCGTCCGCGCGCTCGAACTGCGTAACCGCGCCGCAGCGTAA
- a CDS encoding HAD family hydrolase, which produces MTVRIAMWSGPRNLSTAMMRSFGARADTIVSDEPFYGAYLQATGDDHPMAADIIADMDCDWTSVAATLAGPASAPIWYQKHMVHHMVGPAAASDLPGFTHAFLIRAPERVISSYAAKRETITAEALGYARQRAWFDREADRRGSPPPVIDSADVLRDPRGTLTALCAALGIAFDPAMLHWAPGGRASDGIWASHWYGRVFETTGFEASEPPLPGVSGDAAIIRDACRPHYDHLARFRLGTP; this is translated from the coding sequence GTGACGGTGCGCATCGCCATGTGGTCCGGCCCGCGCAACCTGTCGACGGCGATGATGCGCAGCTTCGGCGCGCGCGCCGACACGATCGTCAGCGATGAGCCCTTTTACGGCGCCTATCTGCAGGCGACCGGCGACGACCACCCAATGGCTGCCGACATCATCGCCGACATGGACTGCGACTGGACCAGCGTCGCCGCCACGCTCGCCGGGCCGGCTTCGGCGCCGATCTGGTACCAGAAGCATATGGTCCATCACATGGTCGGCCCGGCCGCCGCGTCGGACCTACCCGGCTTCACCCACGCCTTTCTCATTCGGGCCCCCGAACGGGTCATCAGCAGCTATGCCGCCAAGCGCGAGACCATCACTGCCGAGGCGCTCGGCTATGCCCGGCAGCGCGCCTGGTTCGACCGCGAGGCCGACCGGCGCGGGTCGCCGCCCCCCGTCATCGATTCCGCCGATGTCCTGCGCGACCCGCGCGGCACGCTGACGGCCCTGTGTGCGGCGCTGGGCATCGCTTTCGACCCCGCCATGCTGCACTGGGCACCCGGTGGCCGCGCCAGCGATGGCATCTGGGCCAGCCATTGGTATGGGCGCGTGTTTGAAACCACAGGCTTCGAAGCCAGCGAGCCGCCCCTGCCCGGCGTGTCGGGCGACGCTGCCATCATCCGCGATGCGTGCCGCCCCCATTACGACCATCTCGCGCGGTTTCGCCTCGGCACCCCCTAA
- a CDS encoding aminoglycoside phosphotransferase family protein, with protein sequence MDLRTADTIDPAWLTTALRTAGTLPHGRVTSFTRAPVGNGLVADSYRFTLDYADAPPEAPAAIIGKFPAHDPVSRKSGSDHLLYLREVSFYRELAASVAIHTPHAYAALIDPVSDDFVLLLADLAPARQGDQLAGCSLDDARTAMAEAAALHGPRWGDPALPGLDWLAVRPAALAGMVDAMLPTIIGLFRERFSSLLPPEHLAMVERLPAAIIAMRTGNDAPVTVQHADFRLDNIMFDVNGSRRMATLDWQTVTAGPGLTDVAYFLSAGLSPADRRAHEAELVRFYHAELLRRGVTGYGWDACWRDYRRFTLHGILMGVFSALSVERTPRADALFLKMTQGACEQAADHDSFGYWL encoded by the coding sequence ATGGACTTGCGCACCGCCGACACCATCGACCCCGCCTGGCTGACCACCGCCCTCCGCACCGCCGGCACCTTGCCCCACGGGCGCGTCACCAGCTTCACCCGCGCCCCCGTCGGCAACGGACTGGTGGCGGACAGCTACCGTTTCACCCTCGACTATGCCGATGCACCGCCCGAAGCCCCCGCCGCCATCATCGGCAAATTCCCCGCGCATGATCCCGTCAGCCGCAAATCGGGCAGCGACCATCTTCTGTATCTGCGCGAAGTCAGCTTCTACCGTGAGCTCGCCGCCAGCGTCGCCATCCACACCCCCCACGCCTATGCGGCGCTGATCGACCCTGTCAGCGACGATTTCGTGCTGCTGCTCGCCGACCTTGCGCCGGCCCGGCAGGGGGACCAGCTTGCCGGATGCAGCCTCGACGACGCCCGCACGGCCATGGCCGAGGCCGCCGCGCTCCATGGGCCGCGCTGGGGCGATCCGGCGCTGCCTGGGCTCGACTGGCTGGCGGTGCGCCCGGCGGCGCTGGCGGGGATGGTCGATGCCATGCTGCCGACCATCATCGGGCTGTTCCGCGAGCGTTTTTCAAGCCTGCTGCCGCCCGAACATCTGGCCATGGTCGAACGCCTGCCCGCTGCCATCATCGCGATGCGCACCGGCAACGACGCCCCGGTCACGGTCCAGCACGCCGATTTCCGCCTCGACAACATCATGTTCGACGTCAACGGCAGTCGCCGCATGGCGACGCTCGACTGGCAGACCGTCACCGCCGGCCCCGGCCTGACCGATGTCGCCTATTTCCTTTCGGCCGGCCTGTCCCCGGCCGATCGGCGCGCGCACGAAGCCGAACTGGTGCGCTTCTACCATGCCGAGCTGCTGCGCCGCGGCGTCACCGGCTATGGCTGGGACGCCTGCTGGCGCGATTATCGCCGCTTCACCCTCCACGGCATCCTCATGGGGGTGTTTTCGGCGCTGTCCGTCGAGCGCACCCCCCGCGCCGATGCGCTGTTCCTCAAGATGACCCAGGGCGCCTGCGAACAGGCCGCCGACCACGACAGCTTCGGCTATTGGCTGTGA
- a CDS encoding M20/M25/M40 family metallo-hydrolase, producing the protein MRPIVLAAVLAAAAPAHGAPATVADARALLARGVAFDTVKGRGKVPAYADFLKSQLVAAGFAPADIRITPVGETANLHLAWKGNGTRPPIAITGHMDVVEADPKDWARDPFTATEDGGYLFGRGVGDNKFDVSMVVATLAAMKREGFRPNRDIHLFLSGDEETDGLTAEKQAAEAKAAGVALMLNSDGGGGLDAGGAASGYSLSAAEKTYADYRLTVTNPGGHSSRPTSPNAIAQLAAAASRVDAYRFAPQINEITRASLTAEGQKQGGAIGNAMVAFARNPGDAAAIATLRADPASIGQIATTCVPTMMTGGHAPNALPQKAALTVNCRIFPGTSVEATRKTIETIVADPAVKVETAQEWVSTPASPLRPDVMAAVTRAVAAAHPGIVPVPAMDAGASDSVYYRAVGIPSYGVSALFMKPEDQFAHGLNERIPLAAIAPALTQWHSLITAMAQ; encoded by the coding sequence TTGCGCCCGATTGTCCTCGCGGCGGTGCTGGCTGCCGCCGCGCCTGCCCATGGTGCCCCTGCGACCGTTGCCGACGCTCGGGCGCTCCTCGCCCGGGGCGTCGCGTTCGATACGGTCAAGGGCCGTGGCAAGGTCCCGGCCTATGCCGACTTCCTGAAATCGCAGCTGGTCGCCGCGGGTTTTGCGCCGGCGGACATCCGCATCACGCCTGTCGGCGAAACCGCCAACCTCCATCTTGCCTGGAAAGGCAACGGCACCCGTCCGCCGATCGCCATAACCGGGCACATGGACGTCGTCGAAGCCGATCCCAAGGACTGGGCGCGCGACCCCTTCACGGCCACCGAAGACGGGGGTTATCTGTTCGGCCGCGGCGTGGGTGACAACAAGTTCGACGTGTCGATGGTCGTTGCCACCCTTGCAGCAATGAAGCGCGAAGGCTTCCGGCCGAACCGCGACATCCACCTGTTCCTGTCAGGAGACGAGGAGACCGACGGCCTCACTGCGGAAAAACAGGCCGCCGAGGCCAAGGCCGCCGGTGTCGCGCTGATGCTCAACAGCGATGGCGGCGGCGGCCTCGATGCCGGCGGCGCCGCCAGCGGCTATTCACTGTCGGCGGCCGAGAAAACCTATGCCGACTACCGGCTGACCGTCACCAACCCCGGCGGCCACAGCAGCCGCCCGACCAGCCCCAATGCGATCGCCCAGCTGGCGGCGGCGGCTAGCCGCGTCGATGCCTATCGCTTTGCCCCGCAGATCAACGAGATCACCCGCGCCTCGCTGACCGCCGAGGGGCAGAAACAGGGCGGCGCCATCGGCAACGCCATGGTCGCCTTCGCCCGCAACCCCGGCGATGCCGCCGCCATCGCGACGCTGCGCGCCGACCCGGCCAGCATCGGCCAGATCGCCACCACTTGCGTCCCGACGATGATGACCGGCGGCCATGCCCCCAACGCCTTGCCGCAAAAGGCGGCGCTGACCGTCAACTGCCGCATTTTTCCGGGCACCAGTGTCGAAGCGACCCGCAAGACAATCGAAACCATCGTCGCCGACCCCGCGGTCAAGGTCGAAACCGCGCAGGAATGGGTATCGACGCCCGCATCGCCGCTGCGACCCGATGTCATGGCCGCCGTCACTCGCGCCGTCGCCGCCGCCCATCCGGGCATCGTGCCGGTCCCGGCAATGGACGCCGGCGCCAGCGACAGCGTCTATTACCGCGCCGTCGGTATTCCCTCCTATGGCGTCAGCGCGCTGTTCATGAAGCCCGAGGACCAGTTCGCCCATGGCCTCAACGAGCGCATTCCACTCGCCGCCATCGCCCCGGCGCTGACGCAGTGGCACAGCCTCATCACGGCAATGGCGCAATAA